The Chlorocebus sabaeus isolate Y175 chromosome 16, mChlSab1.0.hap1, whole genome shotgun sequence genome window below encodes:
- the HIGD1B gene encoding HIG1 domain family member 1B: MSANRSWWVPPDDKDSVSEKLLRKTRESPLVPIGLGGCLVVAAYRIYRLRSRGSTKMSIHLIHTRVAAQACAVGAIMLGAVYTMYSDYIKRMAQDTGEK; encoded by the exons ATGTCTGCTAACAGAAGCTGGTGGGTACCACCTGACGACAAAGACAGTGTGTCTGAGAAGCTCCTGAGGAAGACTCGGGAATCTCCGCTGGTGCCTATAG GCTTAGGAGGCTGCTTGGTGGTAGCAGCATACAGGATTTACCGGCTGAGGTCTCGTGGTTCCACCAAGATGTCCATACACCTGATTCACACCCGAGTGGCAGCGCAGGCCTGTGCAGTGGGTGCAATCATGCTAG GTGCTGTGTACACAATGTACAGTGATTACATCAAGAGGATGGCACAGGATACTGGAGAGAAGTAG